A section of the Amycolatopsis sp. AA4 genome encodes:
- a CDS encoding IclR family transcriptional regulator has product MDAARGLDQSGTLERGLAVLEHVGQHQEISTNALARQLGLSRSAAYRIVGTLKRLEYLEADTVTGRVRLGTRLVELGARAMAATDLHRCAPRYLTALAERSGETTYLAVPDNDAMVYVATERSASAVTLSCRLGTRRPQHATSLGKAWLAALPEADRVERVRRMKLDSLTLKTINDPVRLLDELARTRRRGWAVDDLENEPDVGCVAAAVRDHSGRPIAAISVAGPAPRVLRRADELGATVAGTAAALSMRLGYVRNR; this is encoded by the coding sequence GTGGACGCAGCACGCGGGCTGGACCAAAGCGGCACCCTGGAGCGCGGGCTGGCGGTGCTCGAACACGTCGGGCAACACCAGGAGATCTCCACGAACGCGCTCGCCCGGCAGCTGGGTTTGTCGCGCAGCGCCGCCTACCGGATCGTCGGCACGCTGAAGCGGCTGGAGTACTTGGAGGCGGACACCGTCACCGGACGCGTGCGACTCGGCACCCGGCTGGTCGAACTGGGCGCTCGCGCGATGGCGGCGACTGACCTGCACCGCTGCGCACCGCGGTACCTGACGGCGCTGGCCGAGCGTTCCGGCGAGACGACGTACCTGGCCGTACCGGACAACGACGCGATGGTCTACGTCGCGACCGAACGCAGCGCGAGCGCGGTCACGCTCTCGTGCCGCCTCGGCACCCGACGCCCGCAGCACGCGACCTCGCTGGGCAAAGCCTGGCTGGCCGCGTTGCCGGAGGCCGATCGGGTGGAGCGCGTGCGGCGGATGAAACTGGACAGCCTCACGCTGAAGACCATCAACGATCCGGTCCGGCTGCTGGACGAACTGGCCCGCACGCGCCGTCGCGGCTGGGCCGTGGACGACCTGGAGAACGAGCCCGACGTCGGCTGCGTCGCGGCGGCCGTACGGGACCACTCGGGCCGCCCGATCGCGGCGATCAGCGTCGCCGGACCAGCGCCTCGGGTGCTGCGCCGGGCGGACGAACTGGGCGCCACTGTGGCGGGGACGGCGGCTGCGCTGTCTATGCGGCTGGGATACGTCCGAAACCGCTGA
- a CDS encoding RNA polymerase sigma factor: MDTRNAVEAVWRIESARVIAGLARMTRDVGLAEELAQDALVAALEQWPETGVPRNPGAWLMTIAKRRAIDLFRRNETLGRKLDEIGREAEQLGEGVLPDFDAVLDDEQIEDDLLRLVFTACHPVLSTQARVALTLRMLGGLSTDEIARAFLVKESAVAQRIVRAKKTLAEAKVPFETPVGDERVARVPAVLEVIYLIFNEGYSATRGDDWMRPALCEDALRLGRVLAGLMPGEPEVHGLVALMEIQASRSAARTGPNGEPVLLMDQDRSRWDRLLIQRGLTALARSERLADGTYGPYSAQAAIAACHAVAVTPEETDWARIAALYTGLAQLTPSPVIELNRAVAVSMAEGPEAGLALVDKLLAEPALKNYHLLPSVRGDFLYKLGRRDEARAEFERAAKMTGNERERALLLERAESCSKLEAGTR; the protein is encoded by the coding sequence GTGGACACGCGAAATGCGGTAGAGGCCGTTTGGCGGATCGAGTCGGCGCGGGTGATCGCCGGTCTCGCGCGGATGACCCGCGACGTGGGCCTCGCCGAGGAGCTGGCGCAGGACGCGCTCGTCGCCGCGCTCGAACAGTGGCCGGAGACCGGGGTGCCGCGCAACCCGGGCGCCTGGCTGATGACCATCGCGAAGCGGCGGGCCATCGACCTGTTCCGGCGCAACGAAACCCTCGGCCGCAAGCTGGACGAGATCGGCCGGGAAGCCGAGCAGCTCGGCGAGGGCGTGCTGCCCGACTTCGACGCGGTGCTCGACGACGAGCAGATCGAGGACGACCTGCTGCGGCTGGTGTTCACCGCGTGCCACCCGGTGCTGTCGACCCAGGCACGGGTGGCGCTGACCCTGCGCATGCTCGGCGGGCTCAGCACCGACGAGATCGCCCGCGCGTTCCTGGTGAAGGAATCCGCGGTCGCGCAACGCATCGTGCGGGCGAAGAAGACGCTCGCCGAGGCCAAGGTGCCGTTCGAAACACCGGTCGGCGACGAGCGCGTGGCGCGGGTGCCCGCCGTGCTCGAAGTGATCTACCTGATCTTCAACGAGGGCTACTCCGCCACGCGCGGCGACGACTGGATGCGGCCCGCGCTGTGCGAGGACGCGCTGCGGCTCGGCCGGGTGCTGGCCGGACTGATGCCCGGCGAACCGGAAGTGCACGGCCTGGTGGCGCTGATGGAGATCCAGGCGTCGCGCTCGGCGGCGCGCACCGGCCCGAACGGCGAACCGGTGCTGCTGATGGACCAGGACCGCAGCCGCTGGGACCGCCTGCTGATCCAGCGCGGCCTCACCGCGCTGGCCCGGTCCGAACGGCTCGCGGACGGCACGTACGGGCCGTATTCCGCGCAGGCCGCGATCGCCGCGTGCCACGCCGTCGCGGTCACGCCCGAGGAGACCGACTGGGCGCGGATCGCGGCGTTGTACACGGGCCTGGCGCAGCTCACGCCGTCTCCGGTGATCGAGCTGAACCGGGCCGTCGCGGTCTCGATGGCGGAAGGACCGGAAGCCGGGCTGGCGCTGGTGGACAAATTGCTGGCGGAGCCCGCGTTGAAGAACTACCACCTGCTGCCGAGCGTGCGCGGCGACTTTCTGTACAAGCTGGGCCGCCGGGACGAGGCGCGCGCCGAATTCGAGCGCGCGGCGAAGATGACCGGCAACGAGCGAGAGCGTGCGCTGCTGCTGGAGCGGGCCGAGTCGTGCAGCAAGCTGGAAGCGGGAACGAGATAG
- a CDS encoding YciI family protein, whose product MRFMVLVKASEESEAGAAPSGELIEQMGRFNEELAESGHLVQAAGLTPSSEGARLLWFDGDAKPSVVDGPFAETKELVAGVWILEGESLAEIVELMKRVPNPDRQAGTVEIRPMSGEL is encoded by the coding sequence ATGCGGTTCATGGTGCTGGTGAAAGCCAGTGAGGAATCCGAAGCGGGAGCCGCGCCGAGCGGCGAGTTGATCGAGCAGATGGGCCGGTTCAACGAGGAACTCGCCGAATCCGGGCACCTCGTGCAGGCCGCCGGGCTGACGCCCAGCTCGGAAGGCGCCCGGCTGCTGTGGTTCGACGGCGACGCGAAGCCCAGCGTGGTCGACGGCCCGTTCGCCGAGACCAAGGAACTCGTCGCCGGCGTGTGGATCCTGGAGGGGGAGTCGCTCGCCGAAATCGTCGAGCTGATGAAGCGGGTCCCCAATCCGGACCGGCAGGCGGGCACCGTCGAGATCCGCCCGATGTCCGGCGAGCTGTGA
- a CDS encoding YciI family protein, translating into MRFMVIMKASEESEAGQLPSTELLAEMGKFNEELVRAGVMLAGEGLAPSSEGARVKFSGDSEPSVVDGPFAETKELIAGFWILQVRSLEEAVEWIKRVPNTDGAHHEIEIRRIFEADDFGDNLTPELRDAEAKVREQAAQN; encoded by the coding sequence ATGCGATTCATGGTGATCATGAAGGCCAGCGAAGAGAGCGAAGCGGGCCAGCTGCCCAGCACCGAGCTGCTCGCCGAGATGGGCAAGTTCAACGAGGAACTCGTGCGTGCCGGCGTGATGCTCGCGGGCGAGGGGCTGGCGCCGAGCTCCGAGGGCGCCCGCGTGAAGTTCTCCGGGGACAGCGAGCCCAGCGTGGTCGACGGCCCGTTCGCCGAGACCAAGGAGCTGATCGCCGGGTTCTGGATCCTCCAGGTCCGTTCGCTCGAGGAAGCCGTGGAGTGGATCAAGCGCGTGCCCAACACCGACGGCGCGCACCACGAGATCGAGATCCGGCGGATCTTCGAGGCCGACGACTTCGGCGACAACCTCACCCCGGAACTCCGGGATGCCGAAGCGAAGGTGCGCGAGCAGGCCGCGCAGAACTGA
- a CDS encoding small ribosomal subunit Rsm22 family protein — MAVLPDALRAALDDELARFPESRLAQAVERLSKRYRQGDSATSPILSSELDVAAYAGYRMPATYAAVNAVLGEVAAAAPGFAPKTHVDVGGGTGAAVWAAADVWSSLEKCTVLEQVAAALALGRKLAANADEPAVRTAAWQRGLVDSASAAPEADLVTLSYVLGELPERGRADVVQWLAAKAGTVVLIEPGTPAGFARIREARDVLRGMGRSVVAPCPHDDACPIKPGEDWCHFSARLPRSGVHRRIKSGTLGFEDEKFSYVAATSAPVDRPSARIIRHPRKHKGFVQLDLCTVDGLAPGTVVSKRHGVRYRAARDAEWGDAWSVE; from the coding sequence GTGGCAGTACTCCCCGATGCTCTCCGCGCCGCCCTCGACGACGAGCTGGCCCGGTTCCCCGAATCCCGGCTCGCGCAGGCCGTGGAGCGGCTCAGCAAGCGTTATCGACAAGGCGACTCGGCGACGTCGCCGATCCTCTCTTCGGAGCTGGATGTCGCCGCGTACGCCGGGTACCGGATGCCGGCGACGTACGCGGCGGTCAATGCCGTGCTGGGCGAGGTGGCTGCCGCCGCGCCCGGGTTCGCCCCGAAGACGCACGTCGATGTCGGCGGCGGCACCGGAGCAGCGGTATGGGCCGCAGCCGACGTCTGGTCGTCGCTGGAGAAGTGCACTGTCCTGGAGCAGGTGGCGGCCGCGCTGGCGTTGGGCCGCAAGCTGGCGGCGAACGCCGACGAGCCAGCCGTCCGCACCGCGGCCTGGCAACGCGGGCTGGTCGATTCCGCATCCGCGGCACCCGAGGCCGACCTGGTCACCCTCTCGTACGTCCTCGGCGAGCTGCCGGAACGCGGCCGCGCCGACGTCGTCCAGTGGCTCGCCGCGAAAGCCGGCACGGTCGTGCTCATCGAGCCCGGCACCCCAGCCGGGTTCGCGCGGATCCGCGAGGCGCGCGACGTCCTGCGCGGGATGGGTCGCAGCGTGGTTGCTCCGTGCCCACACGACGACGCCTGCCCGATCAAGCCGGGCGAGGATTGGTGCCACTTCTCCGCACGGCTGCCGCGAAGCGGGGTGCACCGGCGCATCAAGTCCGGCACGCTGGGATTCGAGGACGAGAAGTTCTCGTACGTGGCGGCCACGTCGGCACCCGTCGACCGTCCGTCGGCCCGGATCATCCGGCACCCGCGCAAGCACAAGGGGTTCGTGCAACTCGACCTGTGCACGGTCGACGGACTCGCGCCCGGCACCGTCGTGTCGAAACGGCACGGCGTGCGGTACCGCGCCGCCCGCGACGCGGAATGGGGAGACGCCTGGAGCGTCGAGTAG
- a CDS encoding maleylpyruvate isomerase family mycothiol-dependent enzyme — protein sequence MDFPERCAEILRQTELLAAAVEGADRTARVAACPEWNLGQLLEHVSTGHRWAEETVRTRARHWLPDDELRNPVDTPRPASWLVDGAKALVATLREAGPDAEVFTPVPNGPPRAAFYARRFMNETLIHRADATLAAGGEFTVTPEVAHDAMEEWLELGSLPQLLEFVPERRELLGPDRTIHLAPTDHAASWTVDLTGDQLAWHPGPPANAAVTAAAPLGDLLLMVYGRLPAEVSHRTGDTEYLDRWLSLVGFG from the coding sequence ATGGACTTCCCCGAGCGTTGCGCCGAGATCCTGCGGCAGACGGAACTGCTCGCCGCGGCTGTCGAAGGCGCGGACCGGACGGCGCGGGTCGCCGCGTGCCCGGAGTGGAACCTCGGCCAATTGCTCGAGCACGTCAGCACCGGGCACCGGTGGGCGGAGGAGACCGTCCGGACGCGGGCCCGCCATTGGCTGCCGGACGACGAACTCCGGAATCCGGTGGACACCCCACGACCGGCGTCGTGGCTCGTCGACGGGGCGAAGGCCTTGGTGGCGACGCTGCGCGAAGCGGGCCCGGACGCGGAGGTGTTCACACCGGTCCCGAACGGGCCGCCGCGAGCAGCGTTCTACGCACGCCGGTTCATGAACGAGACCTTGATCCACCGCGCCGACGCGACGCTCGCCGCGGGCGGGGAATTCACCGTCACACCGGAGGTCGCGCACGACGCGATGGAGGAATGGCTGGAACTCGGGTCATTGCCGCAGTTGCTGGAGTTTGTCCCCGAACGCCGCGAACTGCTCGGCCCGGACCGCACGATCCACCTCGCGCCGACCGACCACGCGGCGTCCTGGACGGTGGACCTCACCGGCGATCAGCTGGCCTGGCATCCGGGTCCGCCGGCGAACGCGGCGGTCACCGCGGCCGCACCGCTGGGCGATCTGCTGCTGATGGTCTACGGCAGGCTGCCCGCGGAGGTCTCGCACCGCACCGGCGACACGGAGTACCTGGACCGCTGGCTCTCGCTCGTCGGTTTCGGCTGA
- a CDS encoding cytochrome P450: MSSAVIADPDTYVTGVPYDLLARLRRETPVTRIDDFWAVLRHSDVRHVLRTPAVFSSQLGGTQIRDPATAEDLRYVRRMMLNMDPPEHGRLRGLLTKAFTPRAVGRIAERIEGWARDLVAAVADRGECDFAKDIAADLPLLTLAEVFGVPERDRRLMFDWSNRVIGFQDAEYAVSATVDANDVTDLARAALAVRPEPGPDGRMPDPRSRAGMPDLYAYAHALGEHKREHPGDDVMSNLMQYVDDDGGRVSIEEFENLFWLFSVAGNETLRNGLPGGMAALLAHPEQYRKLLDDRSLLPGAVEEMLRWHTPVMHFRRTATQDTRLSDVDIKAGDKVVVWFSSANRDETVFPDPDVFDVTRAPSEHLTFGHGPHFCLGSHLARMQMRALFAAVFDQLGEVRLAGEPRRLRSNFQNGIKSLPIRWD; encoded by the coding sequence GTGTCGAGTGCTGTCATTGCCGACCCGGACACCTACGTCACGGGCGTGCCCTACGACCTGCTTGCCCGTCTGCGCCGGGAAACGCCGGTGACGCGGATCGACGACTTCTGGGCGGTGCTGCGCCATTCCGACGTGCGGCACGTGCTCCGCACCCCGGCGGTGTTCTCGTCGCAGCTGGGCGGTACGCAGATCCGCGACCCGGCCACCGCCGAGGACCTGCGCTACGTGCGCCGGATGATGCTCAACATGGACCCGCCCGAGCACGGCAGGCTGCGCGGGCTGCTCACGAAAGCGTTCACGCCGCGCGCGGTCGGCCGGATCGCCGAACGGATCGAAGGCTGGGCACGGGATCTCGTCGCGGCAGTGGCCGATCGCGGCGAATGCGATTTCGCCAAGGACATCGCCGCCGATCTTCCGTTGCTCACGCTCGCCGAGGTGTTCGGCGTGCCGGAGCGGGACCGCCGGCTGATGTTCGACTGGAGCAACCGCGTGATCGGTTTCCAGGACGCCGAATACGCGGTGAGCGCGACCGTCGACGCGAACGACGTCACCGACCTCGCCCGCGCCGCGCTGGCCGTGCGCCCGGAACCCGGGCCGGACGGCCGGATGCCGGATCCGCGCAGCCGCGCCGGGATGCCGGACCTCTACGCCTACGCGCACGCGCTGGGCGAGCACAAACGCGAGCACCCCGGCGACGACGTGATGAGCAACCTGATGCAGTACGTGGACGACGACGGCGGCCGCGTGTCGATCGAGGAGTTCGAGAACCTTTTCTGGCTGTTTTCGGTAGCTGGCAACGAAACTCTGCGCAACGGCCTGCCGGGCGGGATGGCCGCGCTGCTCGCGCATCCCGAGCAGTACCGCAAACTGCTCGACGACCGAAGCCTGCTTCCCGGTGCGGTCGAAGAGATGCTGCGTTGGCACACGCCGGTGATGCACTTCCGCCGCACCGCGACGCAGGACACCCGGCTGTCCGATGTGGACATCAAGGCCGGGGACAAGGTCGTGGTGTGGTTTTCCTCGGCCAACCGTGACGAGACGGTCTTTCCCGACCCGGACGTGTTCGACGTGACGCGCGCGCCGAGCGAACACCTGACGTTCGGCCACGGCCCGCATTTCTGCCTCGGTTCGCACCTCGCGCGGATGCAGATGCGGGCGTTGTTCGCGGCGGTGTTCGACCAGCTCGGCGAGGTCCGGCTCGCGGGCGAACCCCGCCGGCTGCGGTCGAACTTCCAGAACGGGATCAAGAGCCTCCCGATCCGCTGGGACTGA